In Dehalococcoidales bacterium, the genomic stretch GGCCCATTGCCACCACCTGAGGAGAGAAGGGCCGAAATTTACATCGACGATGTTCTTGTCAGTGAGTTCGGTACCGGAGAGGGATTCTCACAGAGCATTCGACTTCCGACCGAATTGAGTGTAGGCGAGCATGTCCTTACCATCTCCGCAGTGGCGACCGGAAGGTATTCGCCCGTAGTTGCCAGCACTGTTCTGAATGTAACCAGGGCAGTCCCCATTCTGGATATGAACACACCCACGATACAAGTGGTACCCGGGGCAGTTAAGTTGAAAGGCAGGATACACTCGGATCTCAGCCCGCTGATGGACACTTCGATCATCATGGAGTTCAGCAAATCCGAGGTCGAACTGAACAGCTCCCCGGACGGTACCTTCGACACCAGAATTGGGGTAGGGATGGGATTGGGCCTGATCGGCTCTCAAGAACTGACCGTGAGGATTATCCCTCAGGAACCCTGGCACAGGTCTATTACTGTCCGTAGAAAAATAGTGACGGTCAACGTGGTGAATTGCGGCGCCATCCTTGTCCTCCTGGCAGTACTCGGTATCCTTCTACCTCGTATATCAAGGGGCAGGGCCAGGGCTCCCTCGGCGACAGCTACTCCACTTGAACCGGCTGCACATCATTGGCAGCATCGCGAGGGAATGGCTCTTGCCGTCTTCCCCGAAAAGAACGATGGAAACGTAAGCGACCCACGAAGCCGGGCCTTCCGCTGGTATCGTCTTGCCGTCAGGCTCGTCCAGAGAGTAACCGGGTTCTTACCGAGGCCTCAGCAAACCATGCGGGAATTCGCCCGAGAGACTAGCAGGTTACTTGGCCCAACCAGCAAATACTTCCTGGCGCTCACCGGAATAGTAGAAGGGCTGCTTTACTCCCATCGGCCTGCCACAGAGGAGGACGCGGAAAGGAGCAGAGAGCTGTGCAAGGACATAGAGGAGGGATTGGGAGGTGGTAGTGTCTAGCGGGGTGCTAAGGATAGGATGGGGGCTGTATTAAGAATGGGTATCGCTATCCTCAAGGGGTCTGGTGTTAAGGATTCTACCATGTCTGTACTGGTAGCTCCTACAGGTATTGAGGTGAATATACCCCGGCCGGTCGCACTACTTCACCGTCACGGACTTGGCAAGGTTGCGCGGCATATCAGGGTCCAGACCTCTGCTTATGGCGGAATGATACGCGAAGAGCTGGAGTGGAATGATGGTCACCAGTGGATAGAATATCTCCTCGACCTCGGGAATTTTGATCCACTCATCGAAGGTTGGATCGTCCCTGTCAGAAACACCGAGAACCAGGGCACCACGGGCCTTGGTCTCGGCGATGTTTGAGAGTGTCTCGTCGAATGTATAGTCAGCGGGGCATATGGCGACAACCGGTGTCCCCTTCCCAATCAGTGCCAGTGTGCCATGTTTTAGCTCCCCGGCCGGCATACCTTCGGCATGGACATAGGTGATTTCCTTGAGCTTCAAGGCACCCTCACCGGCAACGGCGAAGTTGATTCCACGAGCGATGTAGTAGAAATCATTCTTGTTTTTCATCTTAGCGGCAATCCTGGGTATCTCCTGCCCGTTGTGCTGCAGGTTGGTCTCAATGAGATTAGAGGCTGCCGTCAACTGGCTGACACCTTCGTCATACCGGTTCACCATGGTATATGCCAGCAGGTACAGGACGGTAAGCTGTGCCATGAAGGACTTCGTAGCGGCGACGCCTATCTCGGGGCCGCAATTAAGGTAAGCTACACGGTCGCTGGCACGGGCCAGTGAGGACCCGACCACATTGACCAGTGAGAAAACGGTAGCCCCGCTCTCCTTAGCCCTCTTTACTCCGTTCATGACATCGGCAGTTTCTCCGCTCTGGGATACAGCTATAACCAGTGTGTTCTTGTCGATAGAATCGGCGAAGTAACCGAACTCAGAGGCTATGACAACATCGCTGAACTTACCTGAAATCCTGGAAAACGCGTATCTACCAATGAGGGCAGCGTATCTGGAGGTACCGCAGGCTGTGAATACTACCTGCCTGGCGCGAAGGATTTCCAGGGCCATCTCCATCATCAGCGTCCGGTCCTGCATCACGGCGCGGCGTATTGCCTGTGGCTGCTCGAGAATCTCCTTGAGCATGAAGAAATCATGACCCTGCTTGGTGGCATCGCCCCATTCCCGGTCGACTTTGATTGCTGCTCTGTCTATCTGTCTGCCCTCACTATCGAAAATGCTAACCTTATCCCTGGTGATGACGGCGTGCTCACCGTCCTCAATGAAGATAATCCTGTCAGTCTCGTTCAGAAAGGATAACGTATCACTGGCAATGAAGTTACCCTCATCTCCCAGGCCCACTACCAGAGGGCTGTCCTTGCGCAGAGCCACTATCCTGTCGGGTTCTCTCGCAGAGATGGCGGCGATGGCGTAGGAACCCTTCAGCTCCTTGCCAGTGAGACACACGGCGTCTTCCAGAGAGGAACCGTTAGCGACGTAGTCTTCGATAAGATGGGCAACGACCTCGGTGTCCGTTTCCGAAACAAACTTGTGCCGGGAATAGAGACGGTGGGCAAGTTCGCGATAGTTCTCAATAATGCCGTTATGGACGATGGCAATCTCGTGTTTGCAGTCAACGTGGGGGTGTGCGTTAGCTATGGTAACTGAGCCGTGAGTTGCCCATCGAACATGCCCGATGCCCACTTCTCCGGGGAGCTGGAGCAGATGGTGCTTCTCGCTCACCTCAGACAGTTTTCCGGTGTCCTTCCTGACAGACAGACGGCCGTCGGCTACAGTCGCCATACCTGCGGAGTCATAGCCGCGATATTCCAGTTTATTCAAGGCATTCAGCACAATTCCTGCGGCCTGCCTATTGCCGATGTAGCCAACTATACCGCACATGTCTGCTCCTCAAGTATCCAGTACCCGTCTCTGCAGGCGTTCCTGCCTTTCCTACTTAAAGAATAATTCTATGCCAGGCATGTAATAAAGTCAACGATGACAGCGAGCTTATTCCTGTAACTATCGCGGTCTGGACAGCTCTCACAGGTGGAACTATGGCACTGCAAACAGCCGGAGTTGGTCAGGCTGACGATAATGTTACCAGCTTCACTGATACCTCTAACTGAGTGTGCACAGTATTCGTGAGAGCGGGGCACGTCCAAGAGCCGGGTGGCATCACTGTCCGGTAAACCGTGGTGGGCGGCGTTCCAGAAACGAGTCCTGCGATTCCTGCAAGTCGTGCGGCGCTCTGCGGGCGAAATTGAGTCCGAATGACTCATTCTGCAGTTGCTCTTCCAGAGTCGATTCCATACTCTGCTGGAGCACACGTCGTGTTGATTGCATAGCTACAGGCGGCCAGAACGCGATTTGATTGGCCAGTTCCAGTGCCTCATCCAGGAGCCGGTCGGCAGGTACCAGACGGTCGAGTAGACCGATGCGGTAGGCTTCGTCGGCCTCCACGAAACGGCTGCTATAGATTAAGTCACAGGCACGACTATAACCCACGATACGCGGCAGGAAGAATGACATACCGGTGTCAGGGCTCAGGCTGCGTTCAATGAAAACTACCTTGAAGCGTGTTTTTTCCGTACCTATCCGTATGTCACAGGCAAGCGCCACAGACATACCGGCACCTGCTGCCACACCATTCACGGCGGCGATAATCGGTTTGTCCAACGTGCGGTATATCGCCGTGGCTAATCTTCCCATCCAGCTATACACGTCCAGGCGTTCCTGCCGGCCGGGCTGCTCATCGCTACTGCCATCGCCACCCCGCAGATCAGCCCCGGAGCTGAACCCCCGCCCGGCACCGGTGAGCACGACTGCCCAGATATCGTCATCATCACGCAACTCCTGACAGGTCTGCATGATACTGTCCTGGAGTTCAC encodes the following:
- a CDS encoding DUF4129 domain-containing protein → EGMLTSEGEAIAGRDIDILLNDSPWVTIRTETSGHYEGILPVPYQYLPNVNVQAFFYPGGEDVNRYISNHSPVVKLGLLFYDAHLEVKVEDMAYPGLETTVAGEFHYGPLPPPEERRAEIYIDDVLVSEFGTGEGFSQSIRLPTELSVGEHVLTISAVATGRYSPVVASTVLNVTRAVPILDMNTPTIQVVPGAVKLKGRIHSDLSPLMDTSIIMEFSKSEVELNSSPDGTFDTRIGVGMGLGLIGSQELTVRIIPQEPWHRSITVRRKIVTVNVVNCGAILVLLAVLGILLPRISRGRARAPSATATPLEPAAHHWQHREGMALAVFPEKNDGNVSDPRSRAFRWYRLAVRLVQRVTGFLPRPQQTMREFARETSRLLGPTSKYFLALTGIVEGLLYSHRPATEEDAERSRELCKDIEEGLGGGSV
- the glmS gene encoding glutamine--fructose-6-phosphate transaminase (isomerizing) → MCGIVGYIGNRQAAGIVLNALNKLEYRGYDSAGMATVADGRLSVRKDTGKLSEVSEKHHLLQLPGEVGIGHVRWATHGSVTIANAHPHVDCKHEIAIVHNGIIENYRELAHRLYSRHKFVSETDTEVVAHLIEDYVANGSSLEDAVCLTGKELKGSYAIAAISAREPDRIVALRKDSPLVVGLGDEGNFIASDTLSFLNETDRIIFIEDGEHAVITRDKVSIFDSEGRQIDRAAIKVDREWGDATKQGHDFFMLKEILEQPQAIRRAVMQDRTLMMEMALEILRARQVVFTACGTSRYAALIGRYAFSRISGKFSDVVIASEFGYFADSIDKNTLVIAVSQSGETADVMNGVKRAKESGATVFSLVNVVGSSLARASDRVAYLNCGPEIGVAATKSFMAQLTVLYLLAYTMVNRYDEGVSQLTAASNLIETNLQHNGQEIPRIAAKMKNKNDFYYIARGINFAVAGEGALKLKEITYVHAEGMPAGELKHGTLALIGKGTPVVAICPADYTFDETLSNIAETKARGALVLGVSDRDDPTFDEWIKIPEVEEIFYPLVTIIPLQLFAYHSAISRGLDPDMPRNLAKSVTVK
- a CDS encoding enoyl-CoA hydratase/isomerase family protein, coding for MSESVLTIERRERVALLTMNRPEYLNALNRELQDSIMQTCQELRDDDDIWAVVLTGAGRGFSSGADLRGGDGSSDEQPGRQERLDVYSWMGRLATAIYRTLDKPIIAAVNGVAAGAGMSVALACDIRIGTEKTRFKVVFIERSLSPDTGMSFFLPRIVGYSRACDLIYSSRFVEADEAYRIGLLDRLVPADRLLDEALELANQIAFWPPVAMQSTRRVLQQSMESTLEEQLQNESFGLNFARRAPHDLQESQDSFLERRPPRFTGQ